From the Nocardiopsis changdeensis genome, one window contains:
- a CDS encoding TetR/AcrR family transcriptional regulator produces MRREVDEDTQIRPGSGAVGRLRQDARRNRTTVLRAARAVFRDRGLEATVQNVARRAGVSAATVHRRFPGRDALVRDLAEHAAAELTERFAELARTVPADLALERALRFVAAEAVATRVCAPDHRERFPERARALDEHVHRELHRLLESARAQGRISAEITDRDLRLATSAVAAAAAAEPDPERAGRAAQRLVTHFLRSFRSPG; encoded by the coding sequence GTGAGACGAGAAGTGGACGAGGACACGCAGATCCGCCCCGGGAGCGGCGCAGTCGGGCGGCTGCGGCAGGACGCCCGGCGCAACCGGACCACCGTGCTGCGGGCCGCCCGGGCGGTGTTCCGCGACCGCGGCCTGGAGGCGACCGTGCAGAACGTGGCCCGCCGCGCCGGGGTCTCGGCCGCCACCGTCCACCGGCGCTTCCCCGGCCGGGACGCGCTCGTGCGGGACCTGGCCGAGCACGCGGCGGCGGAGCTGACGGAGCGCTTCGCGGAGCTGGCCCGCACCGTGCCCGCCGACCTGGCGCTGGAGCGCGCCCTGCGGTTCGTCGCCGCCGAGGCGGTCGCCACGCGCGTGTGCGCGCCCGACCACCGGGAGCGCTTCCCCGAGCGGGCGCGCGCCCTCGACGAGCACGTCCACCGCGAACTGCACCGGCTCCTGGAGAGCGCCCGGGCACAGGGCCGGATCTCGGCGGAGATCACCGACCGGGACCTGCGGCTGGCCACGTCCGCCGTCGCGGCGGCCGCGGCCGCCGAACCGGACCCGGAGCGGGCCGGCCGGGCGGCCCAGCGGCTGGTGACGCACTTCCTGCGGTCGTTCCGCAGCCCGGGCTGA
- a CDS encoding NADP-dependent oxidoreductase produces the protein MRAVRYERYGGPEVLAVADGLPTPPVGAADVRVEVAAAAVGGGEAPIRAGRLRRVLRQRFPAGTGVDFVGTVVQAGPAVTRAGVGDAVWGVMPHGTFGALAESVVVPQERVAAAPRSVPAHEAAALPSSGTTALHALTRRVRLERGQRLLVRGAAGGVGVVAVQLGASLGAHVTALAGADHLSWLGGLGAAEALDHRTTDLGGLGRFDVVLDLVGTRLSELRGLLVRGGVLVPLALDPARPIRSALWTAAAGLDRRTRIAAFSNDPSPRELEELAELVDRGAVAPVVAAVLEMDDVVRAHRMLERGGVRGKIVLTP, from the coding sequence ATGCGCGCAGTCCGCTACGAACGCTACGGGGGACCCGAGGTCCTGGCCGTCGCCGACGGTCTCCCCACGCCCCCGGTGGGCGCCGCCGACGTGCGGGTGGAGGTCGCCGCCGCGGCGGTCGGCGGCGGGGAGGCCCCCATCCGCGCCGGAAGGCTGCGCCGCGTGCTGCGCCAGCGGTTCCCCGCCGGGACCGGCGTCGACTTCGTCGGCACCGTCGTGCAGGCGGGGCCGGCCGTCACCCGCGCGGGGGTCGGGGACGCGGTGTGGGGGGTGATGCCGCACGGCACCTTCGGGGCCCTGGCCGAGTCGGTCGTGGTGCCCCAGGAGCGCGTCGCCGCGGCTCCGCGCTCGGTCCCGGCCCACGAGGCCGCCGCGCTGCCGTCCTCGGGCACGACGGCCCTGCACGCGCTGACCCGCCGGGTGCGCCTGGAGCGGGGGCAGCGGCTGCTGGTGCGCGGGGCGGCCGGGGGAGTGGGGGTGGTCGCCGTGCAGCTCGGCGCCTCCCTGGGCGCGCACGTCACCGCGCTGGCCGGGGCCGACCACCTCTCCTGGCTGGGCGGGCTGGGCGCGGCCGAGGCCCTTGACCACCGAACGACGGACCTGGGCGGCCTGGGCCGGTTCGACGTGGTCCTCGACCTGGTCGGCACGCGCCTGTCCGAGTTGCGCGGACTCCTCGTCCGCGGGGGCGTGCTGGTGCCGCTCGCCCTCGACCCGGCGCGGCCGATCCGGTCGGCCCTGTGGACGGCGGCGGCCGGGCTGGACCGGCGCACGCGGATCGCCGCGTTCAGCAACGACCCCTCCCCGCGGGAGCTGGAGGAGCTGGCCGAGCTGGTGGACCGGGGCGCGGTCGCGCCGGTGGTCGCCGCCGTGCTGGAGATGGACGACGTGGTCCGGGCGCACCGCATGCTCGAGCGCGGAGGGGTGCGGGGGAAGATCGTCCTCACCCCCTGA
- a CDS encoding ABC transporter ATP-binding protein, whose protein sequence is MRRSRSRSTDPEPAAETGAPGAATPSDTGSEEDLAAPKWNFFADELQRTSLWTKLTRMPSLTAAAVGWAWRANRRDLLLALGASTVAAVLAAVSLVSVTWVLDALLAEGPITARVRAALPAVAVVAGVAALSLAVRLVSELALSRLSTQTERIVETELFDLTTQARLIAFDDEEWADAMYRARDRGMYEVPRMVTATLDGLTGLVSLLSLGGVLAVLHPLLLPLLLVSVVPTGWAATRAARMEYEAQRRLSTGRRRRWILGDRMASRDSAAELRSYTMRDSLMADYGSLADRERETMLAVAWSQTRTRAVGGIISGAATALTYTALGVLLVTGAMPLAAVGTAVLALQRTQGQMQQLLYTLNRVYECGLYFADFTEYCTLARAALPPAPTAPPPARLERLEVRDAVFTYPTGEEPALRGVSVHVDKGETVALVGENGSGKSTLARLLGGLYSPQEGGVTWNSADFTAIGPAVCERISVIIQDHTRWPMTARRNVTMAQGCDPARLEEAARLSGTDEVVNDLARGWDTLLDTTFASGVNLSGGQWQRIAGARGFYRTADLLIADEPTSALDARAEARFFTTIGEHAARTGAAVVLITHRMASVRTADRIYVLDDGRIIQHGTHAELMAVPGRYRELYTLQADAYGGADRE, encoded by the coding sequence ATGCGTCGATCCCGCAGCCGATCCACCGATCCCGAACCGGCGGCCGAGACCGGAGCGCCCGGAGCCGCCACCCCCTCCGACACCGGCTCGGAGGAGGACCTCGCCGCTCCCAAGTGGAACTTCTTCGCCGACGAACTCCAGCGCACGAGCCTGTGGACCAAGCTGACCCGCATGCCCTCCCTGACCGCGGCCGCCGTCGGGTGGGCCTGGCGCGCCAACCGCCGCGACCTGCTCCTCGCCCTGGGGGCCAGCACCGTCGCCGCCGTCCTGGCCGCGGTCAGCCTGGTCTCGGTGACCTGGGTGCTCGACGCCCTGCTGGCCGAGGGCCCCATCACCGCCCGGGTGCGGGCGGCACTTCCGGCGGTGGCCGTGGTGGCCGGGGTCGCCGCCCTGTCCCTGGCCGTCCGGCTCGTGTCGGAACTGGCCCTGTCCCGGTTGAGCACCCAGACCGAACGCATCGTCGAGACCGAGCTGTTCGACCTCACCACCCAGGCCCGGCTCATCGCGTTCGACGACGAGGAGTGGGCCGACGCGATGTACCGGGCCCGCGACCGCGGCATGTACGAGGTGCCCCGCATGGTCACCGCCACCCTGGACGGGCTGACCGGACTCGTCTCCCTGCTCTCCCTGGGCGGGGTCCTCGCCGTGCTCCACCCGCTGCTGCTGCCCCTGCTGCTGGTCAGCGTCGTGCCCACCGGGTGGGCGGCCACCCGGGCGGCGCGGATGGAGTACGAGGCCCAGCGCAGGCTCAGCACCGGGCGCCGGCGGCGGTGGATCCTCGGCGACCGCATGGCCTCCCGGGACTCGGCCGCGGAACTGCGCTCCTACACCATGCGCGACTCGCTGATGGCCGACTACGGATCCCTGGCCGACCGCGAGCGGGAGACCATGCTGGCGGTGGCCTGGTCCCAGACCCGCACCCGCGCCGTGGGCGGCATCATCTCCGGGGCGGCGACCGCCCTGACCTACACCGCCCTGGGCGTCCTGCTCGTCACCGGGGCGATGCCGCTGGCGGCGGTGGGCACCGCGGTGCTCGCGCTACAGCGCACCCAGGGGCAGATGCAGCAGCTCCTCTACACGTTGAACAGGGTGTACGAGTGCGGCCTGTACTTCGCGGACTTCACCGAGTACTGCACGCTGGCACGGGCCGCCCTGCCGCCCGCTCCCACCGCGCCGCCCCCGGCCCGGCTGGAACGGCTGGAGGTGCGCGACGCGGTCTTCACCTACCCCACCGGTGAGGAACCCGCCCTGCGCGGGGTGAGCGTGCACGTCGACAAAGGTGAGACCGTCGCCCTGGTGGGCGAGAACGGGTCCGGCAAGTCCACCCTCGCCCGGCTGCTCGGCGGGCTCTACAGCCCCCAGGAGGGCGGGGTCACCTGGAACAGCGCCGACTTCACCGCTATCGGGCCGGCCGTGTGCGAGCGGATCAGCGTCATCATCCAGGACCACACCCGCTGGCCCATGACCGCCCGCCGCAACGTCACCATGGCCCAGGGCTGCGACCCCGCCCGCTTGGAGGAGGCGGCCCGGCTCAGCGGCACCGACGAGGTCGTCAACGACCTGGCCAGGGGGTGGGACACCCTGCTGGACACCACCTTCGCCAGCGGCGTGAACCTGTCCGGAGGGCAGTGGCAGCGCATCGCCGGGGCGCGGGGTTTCTACCGCACCGCCGACCTGCTCATCGCCGACGAGCCCACCTCGGCGCTGGACGCCCGCGCCGAGGCCCGCTTCTTCACCACCATCGGCGAGCACGCCGCCCGCACCGGGGCGGCGGTCGTGCTCATCACCCACCGCATGGCCTCGGTGCGGACGGCGGACCGCATCTACGTCCTGGACGACGGCCGCATCATCCAGCACGGCACCCACGCCGAGCTGATGGCGGTGCCGGGCCGGTACCGGGAGCTGTACACGCTCCAGGCCGACGCCTACGGCGGCGCCGACCGGGAGTGA